One genomic segment of Prochlorococcus marinus str. MIT 0919 includes these proteins:
- a CDS encoding O-acetylhomoserine aminocarboxypropyltransferase/cysteine synthase family protein, with product MTSHHFETLQLHAGHEPDSVTNSRAVPIYQTSSYVFNDAEHGANLFGLKEFGNIYTRLMNPTTDVFEKRIAALEGGVAAVATSSGQAAQFLAISNCMQSGDNFVSTSFLYGGTYNQFKVQFPRLGIEVKFADGDEIDSFERQIDSKTKAIYVESMGNPRFNIPDFEALASLAQKYNIPLIVDNTLGAAGALIRPLDHGANVVVQSATKWIGGHGTTLGGVIVDGGTFDWGNGKFPLMSEPSAAYHGLVHWDAFGFGSDICKMLGVPLSRNIAFALRARLECLRDWGPALSPFNSFLLLQGLETLSLRIERHCSNALSLATWLKDHPKVSSVSYPGLTSDPYHQSAKKYLSRRGMGCMLMFSLKGGFDDAVSFINSLKLASHLANVGDSKTLVIHPASTTHQQLSAEEQESAGVSPTMVRVSVGLEHIDDIKNDFQNALAQVN from the coding sequence CTCTTCAGTTACATGCTGGACATGAACCCGATTCTGTAACTAATTCAAGAGCTGTACCAATTTATCAGACAAGTTCTTATGTTTTTAATGATGCCGAGCACGGTGCCAATTTGTTTGGCTTAAAGGAATTCGGGAACATATATACCCGTCTAATGAATCCAACTACAGACGTTTTTGAGAAACGCATTGCGGCTCTGGAAGGGGGGGTCGCTGCTGTAGCCACTTCTTCTGGTCAGGCAGCTCAGTTTTTGGCAATTAGTAATTGCATGCAATCAGGTGATAACTTCGTATCCACCTCATTTCTTTATGGAGGTACATATAATCAATTTAAGGTTCAATTCCCAAGGTTAGGAATTGAAGTGAAGTTTGCAGATGGAGACGAAATTGATAGTTTTGAAAGACAAATTGATTCAAAAACCAAAGCAATATATGTTGAATCTATGGGAAATCCAAGGTTTAACATTCCTGATTTTGAAGCACTCGCTTCTTTGGCCCAAAAATATAATATTCCATTAATTGTTGATAATACACTTGGTGCTGCTGGAGCATTAATAAGACCTTTGGATCATGGCGCTAATGTTGTTGTTCAAAGTGCTACTAAATGGATTGGAGGTCATGGAACCACTCTTGGAGGTGTGATTGTTGATGGAGGAACCTTTGATTGGGGTAATGGAAAATTTCCCTTAATGAGTGAACCAAGTGCCGCTTATCATGGTTTGGTCCATTGGGATGCATTTGGTTTTGGTAGTGATATTTGTAAAATGTTAGGCGTCCCTTTAAGTAGAAATATTGCATTTGCCTTGAGAGCAAGACTTGAATGTCTCAGAGATTGGGGGCCTGCATTAAGTCCTTTCAATTCGTTTTTGTTGCTGCAAGGATTAGAAACTTTAAGTTTGAGAATTGAAAGACATTGTTCTAATGCTTTATCATTGGCCACTTGGCTTAAAGATCATCCAAAAGTCTCCAGTGTTAGTTACCCAGGTTTAACATCAGATCCATATCATCAGAGTGCTAAGAAGTATCTTTCTAGGAGAGGAATGGGTTGTATGTTGATGTTTTCTCTTAAAGGTGGATTTGATGATGCAGTTTCTTTTATCAATTCTTTGAAACTTGCAAGTCATTTAGCAAATGTCGGTGATTCAAAAACTCTTGTCATACACCCTGCCTCAACAACTCATCAACAACTTTCAGCTGAAGAGCAAGAATCTGCAGGAGTTTCTCCTACAATGGTTAGGGTCTCTGTAGGTCTAGAACATATTGATGATATAAAGAATGACTTTCAAAATGCTTTAGCTCAAGTTAATTAA
- a CDS encoding homoserine O-succinyltransferase: MALILPRSYHKISSVEKNHISWIEPELAERQDIRPLRIGILNIMPLGKQYEFNLLHPLGLSPLQIEPIWIRLTSHKYKTWDINHLDNLYIEWEKAMNPVPLDGLIITGAPVEHLPFEKVDYWPELVNLIEDARENCASTLGLCWAGFAMAYMAGVDKKVFEKKLFGIYSLKSLVPGHSIMGTQDDNFICPQSRHAGLPDSDMENAQRNGLLRLLAYGEKVGYTIFETTDQKQLMHLGHPEYNVSRLISEMERDRQRGDVPPPENFNPEEQYTSWRSHRNLLFQQWLWFCYQRVSLQY, encoded by the coding sequence ATGGCTCTAATACTTCCACGTAGTTATCATAAAATCTCTTCTGTAGAGAAGAATCATATTTCATGGATAGAGCCTGAACTTGCGGAAAGACAAGACATTAGACCTTTAAGGATTGGCATCCTAAATATTATGCCTTTAGGAAAACAGTATGAGTTTAATTTATTACATCCACTTGGCCTTTCACCACTTCAAATTGAACCTATTTGGATTCGTTTGACCTCTCATAAATATAAAACCTGGGATATAAATCACTTGGATAACCTTTATATTGAATGGGAAAAGGCCATGAATCCAGTTCCATTAGACGGATTAATTATTACAGGCGCACCAGTAGAACACCTCCCTTTTGAAAAGGTTGATTATTGGCCAGAGCTTGTAAATCTAATAGAAGATGCAAGGGAAAATTGTGCTAGTACATTAGGCCTTTGTTGGGCTGGTTTTGCCATGGCATATATGGCTGGTGTTGATAAAAAAGTCTTTGAAAAAAAATTATTTGGAATCTATTCATTGAAAAGTCTTGTGCCGGGACATTCTATTATGGGTACGCAAGATGATAATTTCATTTGTCCACAGAGTCGTCATGCAGGGCTGCCTGATTCAGATATGGAAAATGCTCAAAGAAATGGTCTTTTAAGATTATTAGCCTACGGTGAAAAAGTAGGATATACAATTTTTGAAACTACTGACCAAAAACAATTGATGCATTTAGGTCACCCTGAATATAATGTCTCACGGTTAATATCTGAAATGGAAAGAGATAGACAAAGAGGTGATGTTCCGCCTCCTGAAAACTTCAATCCTGAAGAACAATATACTTCTTGGAGATCTCATAGAAATTTACTTTTCCAACAATGGCTTTGGTTTTGTTATCAAAGAGTCAGTTTGCAGTACTGA
- a CDS encoding alpha-ketoglutarate-dependent dioxygenase AlkB family protein, with amino-acid sequence MKYPWIYIPSWMSEDETYIWRNSIINNLEFSRPIVQVYSKRFLVPRLTSFIADQPIKYRYSGMDHIAKIWPKWFMPLVQSLNRYCQTNFNGCLINLYRDGNDRMGWHSDNEKELDNEKSIASLSFGASRELFFKNRNNSFKESLLLKDGDLLLMHPECQRNWLHCLPSRKKIKELRINLTFRCYK; translated from the coding sequence ATGAAATACCCATGGATATATATACCCTCCTGGATGAGCGAGGATGAAACGTACATTTGGAGGAATTCTATTATTAATAATTTAGAATTTTCAAGACCAATTGTTCAAGTTTACTCTAAGAGATTTCTTGTTCCAAGATTAACTTCATTTATTGCTGATCAGCCTATTAAATATAGATATAGCGGAATGGACCATATTGCTAAAATATGGCCCAAATGGTTTATGCCATTAGTTCAAAGCCTTAATAGATATTGCCAAACAAATTTCAATGGCTGCCTTATAAATTTATATAGAGATGGTAATGACAGAATGGGATGGCACTCTGACAATGAAAAAGAACTTGACAATGAAAAATCAATTGCTTCTCTTTCTTTTGGTGCTTCAAGAGAATTATTTTTTAAAAATAGGAATAATTCTTTTAAAGAAAGCCTTCTTCTAAAAGATGGCGACCTGCTTTTAATGCATCCAGAATGCCAAAGGAATTGGCTACATTGCTTGCCTTCAAGAAAGAAGATTAAAGAATTAAGAATTAACCTAACTTTTCGATGTTATAAATAA
- a CDS encoding SulP family inorganic anion transporter: MPQKNNQSLIKQWLQNPKQDILSGLVVAFAMIPEAIAFSGIAGVDPEVGLFGAFCLSITIALVGGRIGMITSATGSTALLMTGVVATGNAQGEGLGLSYLIAAGLLTGVFQILWGYLRLAYQMRFVPTGVLSGFVNALALLIFQAQLPQLGLNFHYGESIHTENVNNVLPHGMQIPIVWVLVLIGLFIIYGLPKITKVIPSQLIAILVLTIISIGLNLDIPTVKDLGQLPTGLPSFSIPFGSISNGKVPFNLETFGIVLPTALAISLVGLMETFLTQDILDDITDTNSNKNIEARGQGIANIISSLFGGMAGCALVGQSVMNAENGGRSRLSTLSSGISLLILILLCKQWLKEIPMAALVAVMITIAISTADTNGIKNIKKIPRSDTAVMLMTFSVTMLTTPHNLALGVIAGVALAGILFSRKVAKVISVTSQRINEEEILYKVSGQLFFVSKIYFAQGFDTHDHPEKVTIDMSNAHIWDQSGVAALDQIIRKLGLGGSKVEVIGLNKESLDLFERLGGQEPSHG; this comes from the coding sequence ATGCCGCAGAAGAACAATCAATCATTAATTAAACAATGGTTGCAAAACCCCAAACAAGACATTTTGTCAGGGCTTGTTGTCGCTTTCGCAATGATTCCAGAGGCAATTGCATTCTCAGGGATAGCGGGAGTAGATCCTGAGGTAGGACTATTTGGTGCTTTTTGTTTGTCAATAACAATCGCTCTGGTGGGGGGGCGCATTGGAATGATTACCTCTGCGACTGGTTCAACAGCACTTTTAATGACTGGAGTAGTTGCCACAGGGAATGCCCAAGGAGAAGGTCTAGGACTTTCATATTTGATCGCTGCTGGATTATTAACTGGGGTTTTTCAAATCCTATGGGGATATTTACGACTGGCATATCAAATGAGATTTGTTCCAACAGGAGTTCTCAGCGGTTTTGTAAATGCATTAGCGTTATTAATTTTTCAAGCCCAACTTCCTCAGTTAGGCCTGAATTTCCATTATGGGGAAAGTATTCATACCGAAAATGTGAATAACGTTTTACCTCATGGGATGCAAATACCTATAGTGTGGGTTTTAGTTCTAATTGGCCTATTTATTATTTATGGACTACCTAAGATAACAAAAGTAATCCCATCACAGTTAATTGCTATATTAGTATTAACTATAATATCTATAGGACTTAACCTAGACATTCCAACTGTAAAAGATTTAGGCCAATTACCAACAGGTTTGCCATCTTTTTCAATCCCTTTTGGATCAATCTCAAATGGGAAGGTTCCTTTTAATCTTGAAACCTTTGGTATTGTCCTTCCAACTGCTCTTGCAATTTCATTAGTAGGACTGATGGAAACATTTCTTACACAAGATATTTTAGATGATATAACTGACACAAATTCTAATAAGAATATAGAAGCCCGTGGACAAGGGATAGCAAATATAATTTCTTCTTTATTTGGAGGAATGGCTGGCTGTGCACTTGTAGGGCAATCAGTAATGAATGCTGAAAATGGTGGCAGGTCAAGACTTTCCACACTTTCATCGGGAATAAGTCTTCTTATATTGATATTACTTTGTAAGCAATGGCTAAAAGAAATTCCTATGGCTGCTCTTGTTGCTGTAATGATAACAATTGCAATAAGTACAGCCGATACAAATGGTATTAAAAATATTAAAAAAATTCCCAGAAGTGATACTGCTGTAATGTTGATGACATTTTCGGTCACGATGTTAACAACTCCACATAATCTTGCTCTTGGTGTTATTGCTGGTGTAGCGCTGGCAGGAATACTATTTAGCAGAAAAGTGGCAAAAGTTATAAGTGTAACATCGCAGAGAATTAATGAAGAAGAAATTTTATATAAGGTTTCAGGGCAATTATTTTTTGTAAGTAAAATATATTTTGCACAAGGCTTTGACACTCATGATCACCCAGAGAAAGTAACTATTGATATGTCAAATGCACATATATGGGACCAAAGTGGAGTAGCTGCTCTTGATCAAATAATTAGAAAGCTTGGTCTTGGAGGATCTAAAGTTGAGGTTATAGGTCTTAATAAGGAAAGTTTAGATCTTTTTGAAAGACTAGGAGGACAAGAGCCTTCTCATGGATAA
- a CDS encoding FAD-binding protein translates to MIKKLLNVPNTQAEDYDIEGIIDYIDDDFIENLKKDKFCKKPLMICSGGTSSRCAAKEHITIDFRKNYTEIDYIDFKKEVVIEPGTRMQDLGKFLKSKNRSFPTGLSGLTGFGYILTGGISPTSRKYGLAIDNILEINGIWGGGEKFNIIKPDQNSSKLEKKQWKGLCGAAPFLAIVTQVKLKTYELNSIYIWEASISSNQLAEIIEKAELWPDNASFNWIWSDYIKGLAIIEVSNKEELEYMKIIVKELPKTSDLKISKINGLSTFKGMELPISNNQVISRYYSEVLGLLSNSLKGHSYVLVQMIEEEIRNRPNKFCYIAAQQLGGSTINNAENLTSFIHRESAWKPWINGSWEPNNKRERDQAIIWMENVWEKLEPYCPGIHLAQLHNHLPWHAKEINCAFKNWLPELRQIKSTFDPKEILPPL, encoded by the coding sequence ATGATTAAAAAGCTACTAAATGTTCCTAACACACAAGCAGAAGACTATGATATAGAAGGAATAATTGATTATATTGATGATGATTTCATTGAAAACTTAAAGAAAGATAAATTTTGTAAAAAGCCATTAATGATATGTAGTGGTGGCACTTCAAGTAGATGTGCCGCAAAGGAACATATAACTATCGACTTTCGAAAAAATTATACCGAAATTGATTATATTGATTTTAAGAAAGAAGTTGTTATAGAACCAGGCACAAGAATGCAAGATTTAGGAAAATTTCTGAAAAGCAAGAACAGGAGCTTCCCAACAGGTTTATCAGGTTTGACAGGGTTTGGATATATCTTAACCGGTGGTATTAGTCCTACAAGTAGGAAATATGGTTTAGCCATAGATAATATTTTGGAAATTAATGGTATTTGGGGTGGTGGAGAAAAATTCAACATTATAAAACCAGATCAAAACTCAAGTAAATTAGAGAAAAAACAATGGAAAGGTCTATGTGGAGCTGCTCCTTTCCTAGCAATAGTTACCCAAGTAAAACTAAAAACATATGAACTTAATTCAATATATATTTGGGAGGCATCTATAAGTTCCAACCAACTTGCAGAAATCATAGAAAAAGCTGAATTATGGCCTGATAATGCGAGCTTTAACTGGATATGGTCAGATTATATAAAGGGTTTAGCAATAATTGAAGTAAGTAATAAGGAGGAATTAGAATATATGAAAATAATAGTAAAGGAGTTACCGAAGACATCAGATCTAAAAATTTCTAAAATAAATGGCCTATCTACTTTTAAAGGTATGGAGTTACCTATTTCAAATAATCAAGTAATAAGTAGATATTATTCAGAAGTTCTTGGCCTTCTGAGTAATTCTCTTAAGGGCCATTCTTATGTTCTGGTGCAAATGATAGAAGAGGAGATAAGAAATCGACCAAACAAATTCTGTTACATAGCGGCTCAACAATTAGGAGGGTCAACTATAAATAATGCTGAAAATTTGACATCTTTTATACATAGAGAATCAGCATGGAAGCCATGGATAAATGGATCTTGGGAACCTAATAATAAAAGAGAAAGAGACCAAGCCATCATTTGGATGGAAAATGTATGGGAAAAACTAGAGCCTTATTGCCCTGGAATTCATCTAGCCCAACTTCATAATCATCTGCCTTGGCATGCAAAAGAAATAAATTGCGCTTTTAAAAATTGGCTTCCAGAACTACGGCAAATAAAATCAACTTTTGATCCAAAAGAAATTTTGCCACCTCTTTGA
- a CDS encoding sirohydrochlorin chelatase: MAPSALGDFDSNIGILIVGHGSRNNLAIKEFAELVSQLKSLLPGITVEYGYLEFAKPVISEALDRLRNKSIKKVIAIPLMLFAAAHAKNDIPALLNSYSLEHDLEICYGRELGINNLMIGAAGQRVSEAISSSSNNSFPIEKTLLVVVGRGSSDPDANSNVSKITRLLVEGMGFGWGETVFSGVTFPLVEPGLRHSLKLDFPRIVVFPYFLFSGVLVSRIRNQTLMVARDHPTFEFLNAKYLGSHYLVLETILERINEVLNGNNSMNCSLCKYRSNLLGFEHEVGFPQKSHHHHVEGVSDGCILCEEECTGECELKVPPSSHDHDHDHDHDHDHDHDHDHDHDHDHDHERMPYPNSEHPLGPVTLRHPKQTKI, translated from the coding sequence TTGGCTCCCTCAGCTTTAGGTGATTTTGATTCTAATATTGGCATTTTGATTGTTGGTCATGGCAGTCGAAATAATTTGGCAATAAAGGAGTTTGCAGAGCTTGTTTCTCAGTTGAAATCTTTGCTTCCAGGCATCACTGTTGAATATGGATACCTTGAATTTGCAAAACCTGTAATTTCAGAGGCTTTAGACCGGCTTAGGAATAAATCAATTAAGAAGGTTATTGCTATACCTTTAATGCTATTTGCTGCAGCACATGCAAAAAATGATATCCCTGCTCTGCTTAATTCATATTCACTTGAGCATGACTTGGAAATTTGCTATGGACGCGAGTTGGGAATAAATAATTTGATGATTGGGGCAGCAGGTCAAAGAGTTTCCGAAGCAATTAGCTCTTCTTCTAATAATTCTTTCCCAATAGAAAAAACACTATTAGTAGTTGTTGGAAGAGGCTCTTCTGACCCTGACGCAAATTCTAATGTCTCTAAAATTACAAGGCTTTTAGTGGAAGGTATGGGTTTTGGCTGGGGAGAGACAGTTTTCTCAGGAGTTACATTCCCATTAGTTGAACCAGGGCTAAGGCATTCACTTAAGTTGGATTTCCCCAGGATTGTCGTGTTCCCATACTTTCTTTTCTCTGGGGTTCTTGTAAGTAGGATAAGAAACCAAACGCTTATGGTTGCAAGGGATCATCCCACGTTTGAATTTTTAAATGCAAAATATTTAGGCAGTCACTATTTAGTCCTAGAGACAATATTGGAAAGAATAAACGAGGTTCTGAATGGAAATAATTCTATGAATTGCTCACTTTGCAAATACAGGTCAAATTTATTGGGTTTTGAGCACGAAGTAGGATTCCCCCAAAAAAGTCATCATCACCATGTTGAAGGGGTTTCAGATGGATGCATTCTTTGCGAAGAAGAATGCACAGGAGAATGCGAATTAAAAGTTCCACCAAGCAGCCATGACCATGACCATGACCATGACCATGACCATGACCATGACCATGACCATGACCATGACCATGACCATGACCATGACCATGAACGAATGCCTTATCCAAACTCAGAGCATCCACTTGGTCCTGTCACGCTTCGCCATCCAAAGCAAACCAAAATATGA
- a CDS encoding DUF2811 domain-containing protein, whose product MELNQLESLTEVSDAPLESLTEVSDLSLPEIEINECISIETEIPEALYQGMKEFIGDNPNWDQYSVMSSALANFLFQSGCDDRSVTERYLNDLFKLSNP is encoded by the coding sequence ATGGAATTAAACCAATTGGAAAGCTTGACTGAAGTATCAGATGCACCTCTAGAAAGCTTGACTGAAGTATCAGATTTATCTCTTCCTGAAATTGAGATAAACGAATGTATAAGTATTGAGACTGAAATACCTGAGGCGCTATATCAAGGCATGAAGGAATTTATTGGCGATAATCCCAATTGGGACCAATACAGTGTTATGAGTTCTGCTTTGGCAAACTTCTTATTCCAGAGCGGTTGTGATGATAGGAGTGTGACGGAGAGATATCTAAATGATTTGTTTAAGCTTTCAAATCCTTAG
- a CDS encoding GMC oxidoreductase: MIEHQYEAIVIGSGATGGVAALTLANAGIRVLVVEAGPKLTLKEAMGAEPVNTLKRFLGIINGKHRVQIQHPGYWKANPSLYMNEKDNPYFHPASKPFIWTQGRQVGGRSLTWGGITLRLSNDDLKAATKDGFGSEWPIGYKDLEPHYDELENLLQVHGSKDGLEQIPDGNFINNLPFTPEESFFAEEVRSKLGYPVIHSRGFDVHSVANNHWPRSSSLGSTLKRALETGKVELLTNHIADSLIIEKSEKSAKGIIVVDVKNFSRRILKGKLIVLCGSTIQSLRFLLNSQEKCSKKELIDESGKLGCYLMDHISSCRFFSFSNKNSTPNKIYKTNTPLSGAGSFFIPFGSKLDPHNEIDFIRGYGIWGAIGRFEPPEILKKRPNAKIGFLIGHGEVLPYEENKVTLSNKLDKWGIPIPKINVEWRQNELKMVNHINKTIERTISAAGGEIFPLKELVMMPFISPIMDKALAIQKAPPPPGYYIHEVGGAPMGENPSSSVLDPFNRLWNFSNVLVVDGSCWTTSSWQSPTLTMMAITRRACIQATKDLKA, from the coding sequence GTGATTGAACATCAATACGAAGCAATAGTGATTGGTTCGGGTGCTACCGGAGGTGTTGCTGCCCTCACACTAGCCAATGCAGGCATAAGAGTTCTAGTAGTAGAAGCTGGTCCTAAACTCACTCTCAAAGAGGCCATGGGTGCAGAGCCAGTAAATACATTAAAAAGGTTTTTAGGAATTATAAATGGAAAACATCGAGTACAAATCCAACACCCAGGCTATTGGAAAGCTAATCCATCTTTATATATGAATGAAAAAGATAATCCTTATTTTCACCCTGCATCAAAACCTTTTATTTGGACTCAAGGAAGACAAGTAGGTGGAAGAAGTCTTACTTGGGGAGGAATTACTCTCAGACTCTCCAATGATGATCTTAAAGCAGCCACCAAGGATGGTTTTGGCTCAGAATGGCCTATCGGTTATAAAGACCTAGAGCCTCACTATGATGAATTAGAGAATCTTCTTCAAGTACATGGAAGTAAAGATGGTCTAGAGCAGATACCAGATGGAAATTTTATTAACAACTTACCTTTTACCCCTGAAGAGTCATTTTTTGCTGAAGAGGTGAGATCAAAGCTCGGTTATCCAGTAATCCACTCTAGAGGTTTTGATGTTCATTCCGTTGCAAATAATCATTGGCCTAGATCAAGCAGCTTAGGAAGTACATTGAAAAGAGCATTGGAAACTGGAAAAGTAGAATTGCTTACAAACCATATAGCTGATTCCTTAATAATAGAAAAATCAGAAAAGTCTGCCAAAGGTATAATAGTAGTAGATGTTAAAAATTTTTCTAGGAGAATACTGAAAGGGAAACTAATAGTTTTGTGTGGTTCAACTATTCAGAGCTTAAGATTTCTACTGAATTCACAAGAAAAGTGTTCTAAAAAAGAATTAATAGATGAATCTGGGAAATTAGGTTGTTACTTGATGGACCATATTTCTAGCTGTAGATTTTTCTCATTTTCAAATAAAAATTCAACTCCTAATAAAATATACAAAACAAATACTCCGCTTTCTGGAGCTGGTAGTTTTTTTATTCCTTTTGGGAGCAAATTAGACCCCCATAATGAAATTGATTTCATAAGAGGTTACGGTATTTGGGGAGCCATAGGTCGATTCGAACCTCCGGAAATATTAAAAAAGCGTCCTAATGCAAAAATTGGATTTTTAATTGGTCATGGAGAGGTACTTCCATATGAAGAGAATAAGGTTACTCTCTCAAATAAACTTGATAAGTGGGGCATCCCCATTCCAAAAATAAACGTTGAATGGCGACAGAACGAATTAAAAATGGTTAACCATATAAATAAAACAATAGAAAGAACAATCTCAGCTGCTGGCGGTGAAATATTTCCTTTAAAAGAGCTTGTGATGATGCCTTTTATTAGTCCAATCATGGATAAAGCTTTGGCAATTCAAAAAGCGCCTCCTCCTCCTGGGTACTACATACATGAAGTTGGAGGAGCACCTATGGGTGAAAATCCTTCATCTAGTGTTTTAGATCCTTTCAATAGATTATGGAACTTTTCAAATGTACTTGTGGTAGATGGTTCATGCTGGACAACCTCATCTTGGCAAAGCCCTACTCTGACAATGATGGCAATCACAAGAAGAGCATGTATTCAAGCCACTAAGGATTTGAAAGCTTAA
- a CDS encoding pentapeptide repeat-containing protein, giving the protein MINRFFCIFLILFLFIPFKPVLALENDYGKQSLVGADFSNTDLRGATFYLTNLQNANLSGSDLEGASLFGAKLQDTDLSNANLRNATLDSAFLEGTNLSNAFLEDAFAFSTRFKNVNISGSDFTNVLITGEEHKYLCSIANGVNPVSNKKTIDTLDCNTQ; this is encoded by the coding sequence ATGATAAATAGATTCTTTTGCATTTTCCTGATTTTATTTTTATTCATACCGTTCAAGCCCGTCTTAGCCCTAGAGAATGATTATGGGAAGCAGTCTTTGGTAGGAGCTGACTTTTCTAATACTGACCTTAGAGGGGCAACTTTTTATCTAACTAATTTGCAAAATGCCAATCTTTCGGGAAGTGATCTAGAAGGTGCCAGTCTTTTTGGAGCAAAGTTGCAAGATACTGATTTGAGTAACGCTAATTTGCGCAATGCAACTCTTGATTCTGCCTTTTTAGAAGGCACTAATTTAAGCAATGCTTTCCTGGAAGACGCATTTGCATTTAGTACTCGCTTTAAAAATGTCAATATATCTGGAAGTGACTTTACTAATGTTTTAATAACTGGAGAAGAACATAAGTATCTATGTTCAATAGCAAATGGAGTAAACCCTGTAAGTAATAAAAAAACTATAGATACCCTTGACTGTAATACTCAATAG
- a CDS encoding VHS domain-containing protein has product MERSWKKSKEEWLGSTILSKEISLWALAAVAEAEKEIYSLEASLETNEKDLAEKKAKCLKRTIKNEFVKIENSLDDLSLSTPNSYKLQVSIPASLNYLMKAWAAAEGRDLSSVALQCLETGLRAIQSKGSIPSAAMKRYDIACERRIALAEINNALENYESILVER; this is encoded by the coding sequence ATGGAAAGAAGCTGGAAAAAATCAAAGGAAGAGTGGCTTGGTAGCACTATTCTTTCTAAAGAAATTTCCTTGTGGGCTCTAGCCGCAGTAGCAGAGGCCGAGAAAGAGATTTATTCTCTCGAAGCGTCTCTTGAAACCAATGAAAAAGACTTAGCAGAGAAAAAAGCTAAATGTCTTAAAAGAACTATAAAAAATGAGTTTGTAAAAATAGAGAACTCCTTAGATGATTTATCACTTAGCACTCCCAATTCTTATAAACTTCAAGTCTCAATTCCTGCAAGTCTGAATTATTTAATGAAAGCTTGGGCGGCTGCGGAAGGCAGAGATCTTTCCAGTGTTGCTTTGCAATGTCTAGAAACAGGTTTGCGAGCAATTCAAAGCAAGGGATCAATTCCTTCAGCAGCCATGAAAAGATATGACATAGCATGCGAGAGAAGGATAGCATTGGCCGAGATAAACAATGCATTGGAAAATTACGAATCTATTCTTGTAGAAAGGTAA